A section of the Clostridium felsineum DSM 794 genome encodes:
- the yaaA gene encoding S4 domain-containing protein YaaA — translation MKEVSINTEFIKLDSLLKWCGAVTLGSEAKMYILNGDVKVNGEVETRRGKKIYKGDSVEFDGKTYKIV, via the coding sequence ATGAAAGAAGTAAGTATTAATACTGAATTTATAAAGTTGGATTCTTTACTCAAATGGTGTGGTGCAGTTACCCTTGGATCTGAAGCAAAAATGTATATATTAAACGGTGATGTAAAAGTAAATGGAGAAGTAGAAACAAGAAGAGGTAAAAAAATATATAAGGGTGATAGTGTAGAATTTGATGGTAAAACTTATAAAATAGTATAA
- the gyrB gene encoding DNA topoisomerase (ATP-hydrolyzing) subunit B translates to MSEKNEIYDESQIQVLEGLEAVRKRPGMYIGSTGTRGLHHLVYEIVDNSIDEALAGYCSHIKVIVHKDNSVTVSDDGRGMPVGIHHKMKKPTVEVIMTILHAGGKFGGGAYRVSGGLHGVGASVVNALSETCEVEVKTEGHIWKQTYHRGKVASPFEKIGDSQDHGTRIYFKPDPEIFEDIEYDYDTLSQRLRELAFLNKGIKIQLTDERNDKNELFHYEGGLKSFVSYLNRNKEVVFKEPIYVEGSTGGNYSVEIALQYNDGYNESIFSFANNIHTIEGGTHLAGFKTALTRVINDYAKKFGYLKENDKNLSGEDIREGLTAVVSVKLTEPQFEGQTKTKLGNTEVRGIVDSIISERVSNYLEENPQIGKLVIDKALVASRAREAAKKAREITRRKSVLESTSLPGKLADCSSKDAEECEIYIVEGDSAGGSAKQGRNRQFQAILPLRGKIMNVEKQRIDKILNSEEIKAMATAFGGGIGKDFDVSKLRYHKIIIMTDADVDGAHIRTLILTFFYRYMTELISEGHVFIAQPPLYKVSKARKEYYAYSDKELDDVLQNVGGKDKSTDIQRYKGLGEMNPEQLWETTMNPDQRTLIKVNIEDAMAADEIFTILMGDKVDPRRKFIEENATKVVNLDI, encoded by the coding sequence ATGTCAGAAAAAAATGAAATTTATGATGAAAGTCAAATACAGGTTCTTGAAGGTCTTGAAGCTGTAAGAAAAAGACCAGGAATGTACATAGGAAGTACTGGTACGCGGGGCTTACATCATCTTGTATATGAGATAGTTGATAATAGTATAGATGAAGCTTTAGCCGGATATTGCAGCCATATAAAAGTTATTGTACATAAAGATAATTCAGTAACAGTATCCGATGATGGTAGAGGTATGCCTGTAGGAATACACCATAAAATGAAAAAGCCAACTGTAGAAGTAATAATGACTATACTTCATGCAGGAGGAAAATTTGGAGGTGGAGCTTACAGAGTATCAGGAGGACTTCATGGAGTTGGTGCGTCTGTTGTTAATGCACTATCTGAAACTTGTGAGGTTGAAGTAAAGACAGAAGGGCATATATGGAAACAAACATATCATAGGGGTAAGGTGGCATCACCTTTTGAAAAAATAGGTGATAGTCAAGATCATGGAACAAGAATATATTTTAAGCCAGACCCTGAAATATTCGAAGATATAGAATATGATTATGACACTTTATCACAAAGATTAAGGGAATTGGCATTTTTAAACAAAGGAATAAAAATCCAACTTACTGATGAGAGAAATGACAAAAATGAGCTTTTCCATTATGAAGGCGGCTTAAAGTCATTTGTGTCATATTTAAACAGAAATAAAGAAGTTGTTTTTAAAGAGCCAATTTATGTAGAAGGTTCAACAGGTGGTAATTATTCTGTTGAGATAGCACTTCAATACAATGATGGATATAACGAAAGTATATTTTCTTTTGCAAATAATATACACACAATTGAAGGTGGAACACATCTTGCTGGATTTAAAACAGCATTAACAAGAGTAATAAATGATTATGCTAAGAAGTTTGGCTATTTAAAAGAAAATGATAAGAATTTATCAGGGGAAGATATAAGAGAAGGGCTTACAGCAGTAGTTTCTGTTAAACTTACGGAACCTCAGTTTGAAGGGCAAACAAAAACTAAGCTTGGAAATACTGAAGTAAGAGGTATAGTTGATAGTATAATAAGCGAAAGAGTAAGTAATTATCTTGAAGAAAATCCTCAAATAGGTAAACTCGTTATTGATAAAGCTTTAGTTGCATCAAGAGCAAGAGAAGCAGCCAAAAAAGCAAGAGAAATAACTAGAAGAAAATCTGTACTTGAAAGTACTTCACTTCCAGGAAAATTAGCTGATTGTTCGTCAAAAGATGCAGAGGAATGTGAGATATATATTGTCGAGGGAGATTCAGCTGGTGGTTCTGCCAAACAAGGTAGAAACAGGCAGTTCCAAGCTATTTTACCACTTAGAGGTAAAATAATGAATGTTGAAAAGCAGAGAATAGATAAAATACTTAATTCAGAGGAAATAAAGGCTATGGCAACAGCTTTTGGCGGGGGAATAGGTAAAGACTTTGATGTATCTAAATTGAGATATCATAAGATTATAATTATGACAGATGCCGATGTTGATGGGGCACATATAAGAACGCTTATACTTACATTTTTCTATAGGTATATGACAGAACTTATATCAGAGGGTCATGTATTTATAGCACAGCCACCACTATACAAGGTAAGTAAGGCTAGAAAAGAATATTATGCTTATAGTGATAAAGAGTTAGATGATGTATTACAGAATGTTGGTGGTAAAGATAAGAGCACCGATATTCAAAGATACAAAGGTCTAGGAGAAATGAATCCTGAACAGTTATGGGAGACTACTATGAATCCTGATCAAAGAACGTTAATAAAGGTTAACATAGAGGATGCTATGGCAGCAGATGAAATTTTCACAATTCTTATGGGTGATAAAGTCGATCCAAGAAGAAAATTCATAGAAGAAAATGCTACTAAAGTTGTTAACCTTGATATTTAA
- the dnaN gene encoding DNA polymerase III subunit beta, with the protein MKFICEKNILQEAIITAQKAVTGKSTMPVLQGIFMKAENSELTLIGSDIDLSIETKINVEVLEEGKVVLDARLLSEIIRKLPNSRVEIQTIENNCVEITCNKSKLTLVYLNPDDFPSLPEIDENSIFKINQKTLKNMIKGTIFAIAQDETRPILTGVLFEIKDKKLNLVAIDGYRLALRNQYIDNDISINSVIPGKTLNEVTKILEDDGEVNITFTENHILFNLGNTKVISRLLEGEFIKYNSIIPEEYNLNVSAKKEELLNCIERASLMAKDGNNNLIKLDIEDDVMIITSNSQLGNVREEINIILQGQPLKIAFNSKYLIDVLKIMSEDEIVMNFSSSISPCIIKNKENDDSTYLILPVRLATI; encoded by the coding sequence ATGAAATTTATATGTGAAAAAAATATATTACAAGAAGCAATAATTACAGCTCAAAAAGCTGTTACAGGAAAATCAACAATGCCAGTATTACAAGGTATTTTCATGAAGGCAGAAAATAGTGAACTTACTTTGATTGGTTCAGATATAGATTTAAGTATTGAAACTAAAATAAATGTAGAAGTTTTAGAAGAAGGAAAAGTTGTTTTAGATGCTAGACTATTAAGCGAAATCATAAGAAAATTACCTAATTCTAGAGTTGAAATACAAACAATTGAAAATAATTGTGTTGAAATAACTTGCAATAAATCTAAATTAACACTTGTATATTTAAATCCAGATGATTTTCCAAGTTTACCTGAAATAGATGAAAACTCAATATTTAAAATTAATCAGAAGACCTTGAAGAATATGATAAAAGGTACTATCTTTGCAATTGCTCAGGATGAAACAAGACCAATATTAACTGGAGTTTTATTTGAGATTAAAGATAAAAAATTAAATTTAGTAGCAATTGATGGATACAGACTAGCACTAAGAAATCAATATATAGATAATGATATTAGCATAAATTCTGTAATTCCAGGAAAAACACTTAATGAAGTTACTAAAATACTTGAAGATGATGGAGAAGTAAATATAACATTTACTGAAAACCATATATTATTTAATCTTGGAAATACTAAAGTTATATCTAGATTACTTGAAGGTGAATTTATCAAATATAACTCAATAATACCAGAGGAATACAACTTAAATGTTAGTGCTAAAAAAGAAGAATTATTAAATTGTATAGAGAGAGCATCTCTTATGGCTAAGGATGGAAATAATAATTTAATAAAATTAGACATTGAGGACGATGTGATGATTATAACATCCAATTCTCAATTGGGAAACGTAAGAGAAGAAATAAATATAATTTTGCAAGGTCAACCTTTAAAAATTGCATTTAACTCAAAATATTTAATTGATGTACTTAAAATTATGAGTGAAGATGAGATTGTAATGAACTTTTCAAGTAGCATAAGTCCTTGCATAATTAAAAATAAAGAAAATGATGATTCGACATACCTTATTCTGCCAGTAAGGTTGGCAACAATTTAA
- the gyrA gene encoding DNA gyrase subunit A — MLNEGKVLPVDISSEMKKCYIDYAMSVIVSRALPDVRDGFKPVHRRILYSMHELGLTPEKGYRKCARIVGDVLGKYHPHGDSSVYGALVRLAQDFNLRYTVVDGHGNFGSVDGDSAAAMRYTEAKMNKIAIEMVRDIGKNTVDFMPNFDGEEKEPVVLPSRFPNLLVNGSAGIAVGMATNIPPHNLGEVIDGITMLIDNPELTVLELMAQIKGPDFPTAGIIMGKSGIRAAYETGRGKITVRAKSEIEVEDNGKQKIIVTEIPYQVNKARLVESIADLVKDKRVIGISDLRDESDRDGMRIVIEIKKDANANIILNQLYKHTRLQDTFGINMLALVNNKPEVLNLKQILEHYIKFQEEVITRRTQFDLEKASARAHILEGLKIALDNIDAVISLIRGSKTTQEAKTGLMEKFALSEKQAQAILDLRLQRLTGLEREKIEEEYNELMKTIAELKGILTDENKVRAIIRDELNEIKQKYGDERKTAIERAENDIDIEDLIQEENVVITLTHAGYIKRINADTYTSQKRGGRGIQAMTTKEDDFVENIFITSTHNNILFFTNKGRMYKLKAYQIPEAGRAAKGTNIVNLLQLDPNEKIQAVISLKEFDEESFLVMCTRKGIIKKTSIVMYKNIRKSGLIAINLNDDDELVSVRITKGNDDIIIVTNRGLAIRFNENGVRPLGRNALGVKGIALKEDDFVVGMEIPNEESDVLVVSENGFGKRTHVSEYKSQHRGGKGLITYKVSEKTGKVVGVRMVENGDELMLINNLGIAIRINVSDISTTSRNAMGVTLMRNSDDEKVLAIAKINKEDAEQIEVDEEIEDTEENKDTQNTEE; from the coding sequence ATGCTAAATGAAGGAAAAGTTTTGCCTGTAGATATAAGCAGTGAAATGAAAAAATGTTATATAGATTATGCGATGAGTGTTATAGTAAGCCGTGCACTTCCAGATGTAAGAGATGGATTTAAGCCTGTTCATAGAAGAATATTATATTCAATGCATGAATTAGGTTTGACGCCTGAAAAAGGATATAGAAAATGTGCAAGAATAGTCGGAGACGTTCTAGGTAAGTACCATCCACATGGTGATTCATCGGTTTATGGAGCTTTAGTTAGATTAGCTCAAGACTTCAACTTAAGATATACAGTTGTTGATGGACACGGAAATTTTGGTTCTGTTGATGGTGACTCTGCAGCTGCAATGAGATATACAGAAGCCAAAATGAATAAAATTGCAATTGAAATGGTAAGAGATATAGGAAAAAATACTGTAGATTTCATGCCTAACTTTGATGGTGAAGAGAAAGAGCCAGTTGTCTTACCATCAAGATTTCCGAATTTACTTGTAAATGGTTCTGCTGGTATTGCTGTTGGAATGGCTACAAATATCCCACCACACAATTTAGGTGAAGTTATAGATGGAATAACAATGCTTATAGATAATCCAGAATTAACAGTTCTTGAACTTATGGCACAAATAAAGGGACCAGATTTTCCTACAGCAGGAATAATAATGGGTAAATCCGGAATAAGAGCTGCATATGAAACTGGTAGAGGAAAAATAACAGTAAGAGCTAAAAGTGAAATAGAAGTAGAGGATAATGGTAAACAAAAGATTATAGTTACAGAAATACCGTATCAAGTGAATAAAGCAAGACTTGTAGAAAGTATTGCAGATCTTGTTAAGGATAAAAGAGTTATAGGAATAAGCGATCTCAGAGACGAGTCAGATAGAGATGGAATGAGAATCGTAATAGAAATAAAAAAAGATGCAAATGCCAATATAATATTGAATCAGTTATATAAGCATACTAGGCTTCAAGATACTTTTGGAATAAATATGTTAGCATTAGTGAATAACAAACCAGAAGTTCTTAATTTAAAGCAAATTTTAGAGCATTATATTAAATTCCAAGAAGAAGTTATAACAAGAAGAACACAATTTGATCTTGAAAAAGCTTCTGCTAGAGCTCATATTTTAGAGGGATTAAAAATTGCGCTTGATAATATAGATGCAGTGATAAGCTTGATAAGAGGTTCTAAAACAACTCAGGAAGCAAAAACGGGGCTTATGGAAAAGTTTGCACTTTCTGAAAAGCAAGCTCAAGCAATTCTTGATTTAAGACTACAAAGATTAACAGGTCTTGAAAGAGAAAAAATAGAAGAAGAATACAACGAATTAATGAAAACAATAGCTGAACTAAAGGGCATTCTTACGGATGAAAATAAAGTGCGCGCTATAATAAGAGATGAACTTAATGAAATAAAGCAAAAGTATGGCGATGAAAGAAAGACTGCAATAGAAAGAGCAGAAAATGACATAGATATAGAGGATTTAATACAAGAAGAAAATGTCGTTATAACTCTTACACATGCAGGTTATATAAAGAGAATAAATGCTGATACCTATACTTCACAGAAAAGAGGAGGAAGAGGTATACAAGCAATGACAACAAAAGAAGATGATTTTGTTGAAAATATATTTATAACATCAACACATAATAATATATTATTCTTCACAAACAAAGGAAGAATGTATAAATTAAAGGCATACCAAATTCCAGAAGCGGGTAGAGCGGCAAAGGGAACTAACATTGTAAATTTACTGCAGCTTGATCCAAATGAAAAAATTCAAGCAGTTATATCACTTAAAGAATTTGATGAAGAAAGCTTCTTAGTTATGTGTACTAGGAAAGGAATAATCAAAAAGACATCTATAGTTATGTATAAAAACATAAGAAAGAGTGGTCTTATTGCAATAAATCTTAATGATGATGATGAATTAGTTTCCGTTAGGATAACAAAAGGAAATGATGATATCATAATAGTAACTAACAGAGGACTTGCAATAAGATTTAATGAAAATGGTGTCAGACCTTTAGGGAGAAATGCACTTGGAGTAAAGGGTATAGCACTTAAAGAGGATGACTTTGTAGTAGGGATGGAAATACCTAATGAAGAAAGTGATGTTTTAGTAGTAAGTGAAAATGGTTTTGGTAAAAGAACGCATGTATCAGAGTATAAGAGCCAGCATAGAGGTGGAAAAGGACTTATAACATACAAAGTTTCTGAGAAGACAGGAAAAGTTGTAGGTGTAAGGATGGTAGAGAATGGTGACGAACTTATGCTCATAAATAACCTGGGTATAGCTATAAGAATAAATGTTTCAGACATATCTACTACAAGCAGAAATGCTATGGGTGTAACTTTGATGAGAAATAGTGATGATGAAAAAGTTTTGGCTATAGCTAAAATAAATAAAGAAGATGCTGAACAAATAGAAGTTGATGAAGAAATAGAAGATACTGAAGAAAATAAAGATACTCAAAATACAGAAGAATAG
- the remB gene encoding extracellular matrix regulator RemB produces MFLHLGENVVVPIKDVIGIFDIETTMYSADTSQFLRMSEEDGFVERITNEAPKSFVIAEVDKKSKIFLSPISSSTLSKRSEVVYLEP; encoded by the coding sequence ATGTTTTTACACTTGGGCGAAAATGTAGTAGTTCCAATAAAAGATGTTATTGGAATTTTTGATATTGAAACAACTATGTATAGTGCAGATACAAGTCAATTTTTAAGAATGTCAGAAGAAGATGGATTTGTAGAAAGAATAACCAATGAGGCACCTAAATCATTTGTTATTGCAGAAGTAGATAAAAAAAGTAAGATATTTTTATCACCAATTTCATCTTCAACGTTAAGCAAAAGGTCAGAGGTTGTTTATTTAGAACCATAA
- the recF gene encoding DNA replication/repair protein RecF (All proteins in this family for which functions are known are DNA-binding proteins that assist the filamentation of RecA onto DNA for the initiation of recombination or recombinational repair.), whose protein sequence is MYIKNLYLDNFRNYDNIEIEFNKKVNILTGNNAQGKTNILESIFYCSLGKSHRTSKDKDLIKWDKDEAFIRLNMSRKPLDKKIEIKIFKGGKKGININSIKLKKISELFGIFNVVMFSPEDLKIVKESPGYRRKFLDMEISKLDHRYYYKLVQYNKILEQRNIILRNKKFLNNDIINVYDQQLSEFGSSLIKSRIDYLEQLNNRGKLIHSDITKGNEEIEFSYLTHVKGKENISEELLSLFRDSQKRDMEKGNTSIGPHRDDFSIKINGIDARSFGSQGQQRTSVLTIKFASIQIIKEISGETPVLLLDDVLSELDESRQEYILNSLEGIQTVITCTGMGDIKKYLKNDFNVFRIDNGRIVEY, encoded by the coding sequence ATGTATATAAAAAATTTATACTTAGATAATTTTAGGAATTATGATAATATAGAGATTGAATTTAATAAAAAAGTTAATATTTTAACCGGAAATAATGCACAGGGAAAAACTAACATACTTGAAAGTATTTTTTATTGCAGCCTCGGAAAGTCTCATCGTACTAGTAAAGATAAAGATCTTATAAAGTGGGATAAGGATGAAGCATTTATAAGGTTAAACATGTCACGAAAGCCACTTGATAAAAAAATAGAAATAAAAATTTTCAAGGGTGGAAAAAAAGGCATAAACATTAATTCAATAAAATTAAAAAAGATATCTGAGTTATTTGGAATATTTAACGTTGTTATGTTTTCACCTGAAGATTTGAAAATTGTAAAAGAATCTCCAGGTTACAGGAGAAAATTTTTAGATATGGAAATATCCAAACTAGATCACAGATATTATTACAAACTTGTTCAATATAACAAAATATTAGAACAACGAAATATTATACTTAGAAATAAAAAATTTTTAAATAATGATATTATCAATGTGTATGATCAGCAATTAAGTGAATTCGGCAGCTCTTTGATTAAAAGCAGAATAGACTATTTAGAGCAATTGAACAATAGGGGAAAATTAATACATTCAGATATAACAAAGGGAAATGAAGAAATTGAATTTTCTTATTTAACTCATGTTAAGGGAAAAGAAAATATTTCTGAGGAATTATTGTCTTTGTTCAGAGATAGCCAGAAAAGAGATATGGAAAAGGGAAACACTTCTATTGGACCTCATAGAGATGATTTTAGCATAAAGATAAATGGCATAGATGCTAGGAGTTTTGGGTCTCAAGGTCAGCAAAGGACATCTGTTTTGACTATAAAATTTGCTTCAATTCAAATTATCAAAGAGATTTCAGGTGAAACACCAGTGCTTTTACTTGATGATGTTCTGTCTGAATTAGATGAAAGTAGGCAAGAATATATATTGAACTCATTAGAAGGAATACAAACGGTAATAACTTGTACAGGAATGGGAGATATAAAAAAATATTTAAAAAATGATTTTAATGTATTTAGAATCGATAACGGTAGAATTGTTGAATATTAA